The Phoenix dactylifera cultivar Barhee BC4 chromosome 9, palm_55x_up_171113_PBpolish2nd_filt_p, whole genome shotgun sequence genome window below encodes:
- the LOC103701753 gene encoding annexin D2-like yields MSTISVAVSVPSPAEDCEQLRKAFQGWGTNEGLIISILAHRSAAQRRQIRDAYAQAHSEDLLKALDKELTRDFEKAVLLWILDPPERDAVLANEALKKWSPGNRALIEIAVTRTADEMFAVRRAYQGRFKRSLEEDVAAHTNGDFRKLLVPLVSSYRYEGPEVNASLAKSEAKILHEKINEKAYGHEEIIRILTTRSKAQLFATFNDYNNGFGHPINKDLKSDPKDDFLFALRAIMRCIICPERYLEKVIRLAINKMGTDECALTRVITTRAEVNMKHIKEIYYKRNSVRLDHALKKDTTGDYEDFLVALIGQDA; encoded by the exons ATGTCGACCATCTCGGTTGCCGTCTCCGTTCCATCCCCCGCCGAGGACTGCGAGCAGCTTCGCAAGGCCTTCCAAg GATGGGGAACGAACGAGGGGTTGATCATCTCGATCCTGGCCCACCGCTCCGCCGCCCAGCGCCGCCAGATCCGCGACGCCTACGCCCAGGCCCACAGCGAGGACCTCCTCAAGGCCCTCGACAAGGAGCTCACCCGCGATTTCGAG AAAGCAGTGCTTCTGTGGATACTGGATCCGCCGGAGAGGGACGCCGTGCTGGCCAACGAGGCCTTGAAGAAGTGGTCACCCGGCAACCGGGCGCTGATTGAGATCGCCGTGACAAGAACTGCTGACGAGATGTTCGCCGTTCGGAGGGCGTACCAGGGCCGCTTCAAGAGATCGCTTGAGGAGGATGTGGCGGCCCACACCAATGGGGATTTCCGGAAG CTTCTTGTGCCACTTGTAAGCTCATATCGCTATGAGGGGCCTGAAGTGAATGCATCATTGGCGAAATCAGAGGCTAAGATACTGCATGAAAAGATTAATGAGAAAGCTTATGGCCATGAAGAAATCATTAGAATTCTAACAACAAGGAGCAAAGCACAACTGTTTGCGACATTCAATGATTACAACAATGGGTTTGGTCATCCAATCAACAAG GACTTGAAGTCTGATCCTAAGGATGATTTCCTCTTTGCACTGAGGGCCATCATGCGTTGCATCATTTGCCCTGAAAGATATCTTGAGAAGGTTATCCGGCTTGCCATCAACAAAATGGGAACAGATGAGTGTGCTCTTACTCGAGTCATAACCACTCGTGCTGAGGTGAATATGAAACACATAAAAGAGATCTACTACAAGAGAAACAGCGTACGCTTGGATCATGCCCTTAAAAAGGATACCACTGGAGATTATGAGGACTTCCTTGTTGCATTGATAGGACAGGATGCCTGA
- the LOC103701754 gene encoding protein LNK1-like: protein MGQDRLMKRMSISNPCKLIDNLWDEFAQNDVLVMPYRGGEVNESVDVSGAYQKSRHVGSNVGKSTGSRGLTRTVLWKKEKPYLFPPMNYGNPDPECIPNAIMRVSQDAEVSDSCITDCTINPDSNIFCTGNSIVGTGGSTDRSNDCCFLFDDASPAVKDTDLLENGHEDRENDLAYYDWPDIANFEDIDKMFSDSTSGQGCTDNANELSWFPSLSHSIYGSEVTSDPGLQSSCSELSMLNNALEHQSANINFSPKIDSPSAINDNSSTVGYQLNVDLLDAGAGNNDKFASKKFYDQRDEMKLSALNQTCSGNGFSGSEDLDMITAIESQHSSEKKIIQQLADQKHPSSAVSASEAYQSENMLEQKHFLGSASSSYMHTFNPYSDLEPSFPAHQVTCTQTTLSKAFKNVTELSSSHRVLDHVTTDSYQRIKRLPNESSLPPTMTSEGKMEKHRQQLHGTMTVDHRQQHASCTSKTMVLKNQHKSQHEIGCSSEQGEGSIELSAIGMDSSLVHENSFMTTISSDGISLEPTSFQQLQDVIDQLDVRTKLCMRDSLYRLARSARQRHNFSNTSNCSRESRDARGIQSTETSDMCEELTNAETGTNPIDRSVAHLLYHKPSGPSTGPADDAISFESRIIVSW, encoded by the exons ATGGGCCAGGATAGATTGATGAAGAGGATGTCAATTTCGAACCCTTGCAAG CTGATAGATAATTTGTGGGATGAATTTGCTCAAAATGATGTTCTTGTCATGCCTTATCGAGGTGGTGAAGTGAATGAATCAGTGGATGTCAGTGGTGCCTACCAGAAGTCACGGCATGTAGGAAGTAATGTTGGAAAGAGCACTGGTAGCAGAGGATTGACTAGAACTGTACtctggaagaaagaaaaaccaTATCTGTTTCCTCCTATGAATTATGGGAACCCTGATCCTGAGTGCATTCCTAATGCCATTATGAGAGTGTCCCAGGATGCTGAAGTCTCTGATAGTTGTATAACGGACTGCACCATAAACCCAGATAGCAATATATTTTGCACAGGAAACTCTATCGTTGGGACTGGTGGTTCAACAGATAGGAGCAATGACTGCTGTTTCTTATTTGATGATGCTTCTCCAGCTGTTAAGGATACCGACCTTTTGGAAAATGGACATGAGGACAGGGAAAATGATCTTGCATATTATGACTGGCCTGATATCGCCAATTTTGAGGATATTGACAAAATGTTCAG TGATTCCACATCTGGACAAGGGTGTACAGACAACGCGAACGAGCTATCATGGTTTCCCTCTTTGTCACACTCCATTTATGGTTCAGAAGTTACTTCTGATCCAGGCTTACAATCCTCATGTTCAGAGTTGAGTATGCTGAATAACGCATTGGAACATCAGTCTGCGAACATCAACTTTTCGCCTAAAATTGATTCACCATCTGCTATTAATGATAATTCATCTACTGTTGGCTATCAACTTAATGTCGATTTGTTGGATGCTGGTGCTGGAAATAATGACAAATTTGCATCCAAAAAA TTTTATGATCAGAGGGATGAGATGAAGTTATCAGCTCTTAACCAGACTTGCAGTGGAAATGGCTTTAGTGGATCGGAGGACCTAGATATGATAACTGCT ATTGAAAGCCAACACTCGTCAGAAAAAAAGATAATACAGCAACTTGCAGATCAGAAGCATCCCTCTTCTGCTGTTTCAGCTTCTGAAGCATACCAATCTGAAAATATGCTGGAGCAAAAGCATTTCTTGGGATCTGCTTCATCAAGTTACATGCACACTTTCAATCCTTATTCAGACTTGGAACCTAGTTTTCCTGCACATCAAGTTACATGTACACAAACGACATTAAGTAAGGCATTCAAAAATGTTACTGAACTTTCCTCTTCTCATAGAGTCTTGGATCATGTTACAACTGATTCCTACCAACGCATAAAGAGGTTGCCTAATGAATCATCTTTGCCTCCAACAATGACATCAGAGGGAAAAATGGAGAAACATAGACAGCAGTTACATGGTACAATGACTGTTGACCACAGGCAACAGCATGCATCGTGCACAAGTAAAACTATGGTTCTGAAAAATCAGCACAAATCTCAGCATGAGATAGGATGCAGCAGTGAACAAGGAGAAGGAAGCATAGAACTTTCCGCCATTGGGATGGATTCTTCTTTAGTGCATGAGAACTCTTTCATGACAACTATTTCTTCTGATGGCATCTCGCTAGAACCAACCAGTTTTCAACAGCTTCAAGACGTTATTGATCAG ttggATGTTAGAACAAAGCTGTGCATGAGAGACAGTTTATACCGTTTGGCAAGGAGTGCTAGACAAAGACATAATTTTTCTAACACAAGCAATTGCAGCAGAGAGAGTAGAGATGCAAGAGGCATCCAAAGTACAGAAACATCAGATAT GTGTGAAGAACTTACAAATGCTGAAACTGGAACAAATCCAATAGATCGATCTGTAGCTCATCTACTTTACCACAAGCCTTCAGGCCCTTCTACAGGACCTGCTGATGATGCCATATCATTCGAGTCTCGCATCATTGTAAGTTGGTAG